AGTATGTGATCATCCAGGCGAATTCGCCCGTCCCGCCACGTATTCAGTTGACACGCATGCCACTGTCGACCCTCGTGGACCAAATCGACAACGTCTCGGCGATCCGGAACATGGCCGGGCTGGCCAATCCCATGGCGTTGCGAGTCGCGGTCACGCTGGGGCTACCGGACCGCTTGCGCGGAGACGGTGCCGATGCCGACCGGCTCGCGACCGAACTCGACTTGTCACCCGTGGCGCTCGAACTGCTGCTGGACCACCTGGTGACGCTCGGGATCCTCGAGTTCGTCTCCAGCGGCTATCGGACCACCGATTTCGGCGAAGCCCTCTGCACCGACGCCGACAACGGCTTGACCAACTTCCTGCACCTGAACATGGCCGGCGGCCGAGCCGAGATGGCTCTTGTCGAACTCCTGCACAGCATCACCACCGGACACGCCGCCTACCCGCGACACCACGGGCAGGACTTCTGGGCCGACCTCGCCGAACACCCTCACCTCCGCGAATCGTTCGACCAGCAGATGACCGACCGCTTCCGCACCCAAATCCCGCACATCGTCAGCGGCTACGACTGGTCCCGCTTCACGACCATCATCGATGTCGGTGGCGGTCACGGAACCCTGCTCGCCGCGATCCTGGCCGCCTGCCCCCGACTCCACGGCCACCTGATCGACCTCGACCCCACCGCAACCAAAGCCCGCAACACCTTCACCGCACACGACGTCGATGACCGAGCGGACAGCACCGCAGCCAGCTTCTTCGACCCTCTTCCCACTGGCGCGGACGCCTACCTGCTGTGCGACATCCTCCACGATTGGGACGACGACCACGCGCACCAAATCCTGTCCCGCTGCGCCGAAGCCGTTCCCGCCCATGGCCGCGTTCTGATCATCGAACCCGTCGGCGGAAGGCATGCCGCCACCGAGTTCGACCTCGCGATGCTCGCGATCTTCGGTGGCCGCGAGCGCCGAGTCGACGAGTTCCGCAAGCTCGCCTCCACCCACGGACTCGCCCTCGAAGCCGTCACCGATCTGACCGACCAACGCTGTCTCCTGGAATTCAGGCCTGCCGAAGCGCCGCCAGCCTGATGCGCTCTCCTTCGTCAGTTCGCAGCCAGAACTCGTTCGAGGGCGGCATAGCCCGCTGATTCCCACGACGGCTTTCCACCAGGCAGACCCCGCCTCCCGTTCTGCCCGATCCCGATCAACCCCAGCGCGCGCACGACAGCCCAGCCACGGGCGCGGGTGATGGTCGCTTCGTCGACCGGTCCGTAGGCGTCGAAGAATCGATTCGCCGCACCGGTGGGCAGCAGCAGCCAGGCGGCTGACAGATCTGTAGCGGGATCACCCGCGCACATCTCACCGAAGTCGATCACCCCTGCGAGCGTTCCGTCCCGGACGACGACGTTCGCAGGGTGCAGGTCACCGTGCAGCCACTGCGGCGACCCTTGCCAAACGGGAGCCGCTACCGCCTTCTCCCACACCCCGCGAGCGTCATCAACGCCCGGGTGCTCGGCGATGGCCTCGAACCAGCCGTCGATGCCCTCGTGCCATCCGATCAGAGGAACGCCGCGCGAAGGATTGGTCGGCGCGTCGGCAGGCGCCCGCTCGTGCAGTGCGCCCAGGAACTCCGCAAGAGCCTCAGCCGCGCCGAGGTGAGTCACCGGCACCTGATCAGCCGGTTCGCCCTTGACCCAACGCACGACCGTCCAAGTGCGCTCGAACAATCGCGACGGCTCGCCGATCCGCACCGGGGTGGGCGTGGGCAACGGCAGACGACTCGCCAACACCGGCAACCACGTCTGCTCATTCCGCAGCAGGACCGGCGCGCGCTCGGTCCGCGGCAACCGCACGGCCAACTCTTCCCCGAGCCGCCACTGCTGGTTGTCCCAGCCCCCGTTGACAGATCGGAGCCGGAGCTCGGCGAGATCCGGGTGCTGATCCCGCAGCAACGCCCGCACCAAGTCTTGCCCGTACTCGGCCTCACCCATCAACGAACCCCGTTCGGTCACACGCATCGAATTCCGCGTTCTGGATCAACTACCTAGGAGGAACATCATGGCCGGTGAAACCCCGATCACGGTGGTGGGCAACCTGACCGCCGATCCCGAGCTGCGCTACACCCAGTCCGGGACGCCGGTCGCGAACTTCACCGTCGCCTCGACGCCGCGGTCGTTCGACCGGGAGTCCGGGCAGTGGACCGACAGTGAGGCGATGTTCTTGCGCTGCACGCTCTGGCGCCAGCCCGCCGAGAATCTGTCCGAGACCCTCACCCGCGGCATGCGGGTGGTCGTGCAGGGCCGGTTGCGGCAGCGGTCCTTCACGACGAAGGACGGTGACAAGCGCAGCGTCATCGAGCTCGACGTCGACGAGATCGGGCCGAGCCTGCGCTTCGCCACCGCCAAGGTCACCAAAACCAGCCGAGCCTCCAACGGTTTCGGCAGCAACGGTTCCGGCGACGACCCGTGGAACACGACTCCGGACGGCGGCGAGGGCGAAGCGCCGTTCTGACCCCGCCCCCGGTTGCCTCGGAACACCCGTTCCGAGGCAACCGGACCCTCGTCACGTTCACCCCTCGGCCGGGCACCTAGTCCGGCCGATCTCCCCGATCCCTGGAGATCTTGATGTTGCTTCGCGTCACGATCACCCGCTACGCCGACTGGCTCACCCAGCCCGACAACATCGTCGACTGGACCACCACCCACTACCGACTCGACCCCTACCGTGCCCTGGAACTGATCCAGGAGCACACCCGCCGGATCTGGAACGAGTTCACCGACTACACGATCGTCGACGAAACCACCGCATTCCCGGTCACCCTCGACGACATGGCACGAGCCGCCTACGAAACCGCCCGCCAGGACCCCACCTGCCAAACCCGGTTCGCCACCTGGCTCGCCGGGCTCCTGCACGAGCTGCTGTTCCCGTGGGACGACGGCGCCCCGATGGCCGAGCCCCACTGGCGCTACTGGGCCCACGCAGCCTGCAAGCTCCGAGAATTGTTCGACACCGTCGACGACTGGCTCATCGACCGACTCGACGCCACCTGCAACGGCGACTTCCGCCTCGAACTCGCCCGCCACGACGTGGCCGCCGCCTCCGGACTCCTCAAACCCTGGCACTGCCACCACACCCCGAGCATCACCCCGTCGTGAACGCATGGCCGGGTACGAAATTCGGCGCTCGTGCCCGAGGCGGGCGTTACCCTCCCGACGTGCGCTTCAACTTCTACATCGTGTGCCTGCGGTGCAGCGGCGCGTCCGGAATCGGCGTGCTGTTGGGATGCGCCACGGCGCACCTGTTCGGACTCCTGCTGGGACGGGTCCCCTTGACCCACGAGTGGCTGCTGGGCGCGCCCGTCCTGGCGTTGCTCGGCGCCGTAGCCGGTCTCGTCACCGCGAAGCTCACCCGGCTCTGGCTGGCGCCCGATGCCTCTCGCCGCAGACTGCGATTCACGATCATCGGCGCCGCCGCCGTTCCTCTCGGGATGGGAGGCCCTCCGGACACGACGCCACCAAGCTCGCTCACCGTGGCAGTAGTGCTGCTGAGCGCGGCCCTGTTCGTAGCGCTGTGGTTCCGCGGCTTCCGTCGCGAACTCGCGACGGTGCGCCAGTACCTGCACGGCCGCTAACACTTCGCGTCCCACGCCTCAGGCACCGTTTCGTCCTCCATGCGGGCTGTCGCGAGAATGCGCCGGGTCTCCTTCACCGAACCGATCTCCAGCAACTCAGACACCTGCTCGACGGTCCGGCCACCGACCTCGTGAATCCGCAACGCCGCCCGAGCCTGCCGATCACGCGAAGCCGCAGTCATCGCCCGCACATCCGCACGAACCCCGTCGATCTTGCGCTGCATCGCGCTGATCTTCTCCTCGGCAGCGCGGTCTGCGGCTGCGATGTCCTCGCCTGCTGCCACGAACTCCGCGAGGGCACCATCGACTTCCGCCTCGCGGCGGCGCTGTTCGGCCAGCTGCTCGACGTTGCGACGGCGGGCAGCCTCGAGCCTCTCGCTGATCTTCGTCGAACGACGACGGCGCTTACTAGTGATCTTGATGTCTTCGGACATCACAGCCTTCCTTCCAAGACAGCGTTCCGATCTGCGTGCCTTGTCAGGCTAAGAACGCTGTCGAGCAAGGTTCCCGGCTTGGGCAGTGCGGCGTTCGGGCAGGCCAGGCATCTCTCAGCCGGCGGCCACAGGCCGGGTGCTGGTGAAGGTGGGCAGGGCGTGCAAGCCCCGAAGGGCTAACCGCCGAGGCGGCTCGACCAAAAACACGCCCTGCCCGGCACCGGCATGGAAGGGGTCTACCTGACCATGCGCGCAGTGCCCGGCCAGGCTACCGCGCGAGCCGTCCCCTTCGGCACAGGACAAGCCCACCACTCCCGAAAGCACGGCAGTGTGAGCCTCCGCTTCAGGGAGCGGGTCGTAATGCTGCCTGACGGCGGCGGCTTTCGGTGCCGTCTCACCTGGGTCTGCTCCCCTTTTTCCCGCTGGAAGGCAGCGGAGGGTAGCCCTCCACTGGGGCGCGTCAAGTCGCAGGGAGAAACTTTTTGGGCGGGGACCCCTAACCCCACCCAAAAACTTTCTCCCTAAGCGCGACTTGACCCACCCCAGCTCCGGGCAGTTAGTGAGCTGCCAGCGGAAAAAAGAAGAGCAGGGGCGGGCTACGCCCTCAAAGAAAACAAGCCCACTTGGCATGCCTTACGGCGACAACTAGGCATTACAAGTCACACGTACATTAAAGCCCCCCCCCAGTTCAGCGCCCCAATCAAAACAACACATCACCCGATCGAGCAGTGCATACAAAAGCTTTCCGCTGGATTAGATAGCTCAGCCTTGTTAGCATTAAACCCGTAAGGAAATCCGGGAGGCCAAACCCGGTGAACTTTCAAATTAGGGGTCTAGTCATGCAGATTTCTGGTTTTCTTCCGATTTCACACCTCCTCTCAGCCGTGTCGGAGTGCTTGGACAGTCGGGACTATCGCGGCGCGGTGGAGTTGTTCACCTCGCTGCGCCCGTCCGAGCGAGAGCTTGCGGCACTGCTGGAGTGCGCGCGGACGTTGCAGCGCCCGACGAAGGTAGCGCGGCCCCGGTTCGAGGCGTTGCAGAAGCGCGCCGCCGACGCGGACGACGTGCGCGACATCATCGCCGCGTGCGCACCGGCCGAGTGGGACCAGCACCGCCCGGTGGTCACCGTCGGGCACGCTGACCAGCGCGCGCCGCGCTGGACCGAGGACAACCGCCAAGAAGCCCCCCGAGACATCAGCATCGGCCGCGCGCTGCGACGGCTGCCCGACCCGGCCAGCGAGGAAGCCGCGCAGCGCGCGCACAACCTCATGGAGGCCTACGCCGCGACCCGGCTCGGCGTCGATGACGACACCCCCGCCAAGCCGGTGCAGGTCGACGCGGTGTCGGTGCGCCCGGACTCCCCGACCGTCTACGCGTCCGGTCTGGACTACGACGACGCCGCCAAGCACCCCGCGCGCGGCCGGTGCTTGGTGTGCAACGTCGAACCGTCGGAATGCGACCGCCGCCAACGGGACGGGTTGTGCGAAGACTGCCGCGAACGCGGACGCCCTGGCCTGGACGTGCTGCCGGTCAACGCCTCCCGCGCGACCCGCATCCGCGCCGTGTGCGCCTACCGGCTGGCACACGCCCCGCACCCGTTGCGCGCGTTGCGCGCCGAGTGGACCCGGTACACGCGCGACGAAGACCGCCGCGTGATCGAAGATTGGGTCAGCCGCAACGTGCGAACCACCCGCGCGGTCACGCTGCCCGCCCCGCGCACCGCGCCCGAACGCAGCCGCTACCAGGTGCGCGCCGCCGCCTGATCAAGCCCCGGTGGTGCCCTTCCGCGGGGAGGGCACCACCGGGAACCCCGCAGACACCGCACCCCGATCGGCCACCGCCAGCACTCCGGCCGCGCCAACCACCCCGACCGCGCCGCGCCCGCGCCCGCCCGGCCACCCCTACCTGCCCGGCTCGCGCCGCCCGCGCCGCTCGCCCACAGCACCTCTTGCACTCGGAGTGCTCCCAGGTGCTGAATCGATTGCGGTCACTCGGGAATCGCGTACGAACCCGCAAGCATGGAGCGCACCGCTTCGTCGTCGACCATTCCTGCACGGGTGCCGCCATGATGGGAATTCGCAAGATCACGCCGGGAGGTCATGAGTACCTCGTCGGCAGGGTCGCGTGCGGTGACCGCGACCTGGACGTCGGCGAAACGCTCGCGGACTACTACTTCCGGCACGGCTACCCGCCCGGGCAGTGGTTCGGCTCCGGTGCCGCGGCGTTGGGCATGACCGGAGAGGTCAGCGCCGCACAGATGCAGGCGCTTTTCGGTGAAGGCCGTCATCCCGACGCCAACGGCATCGAAGCCCGGCTGCTGGCGGCCGGTGCGAGTCCGCAGGAGGTGTTGAGGGCGACCAAACTCGGCAACCGGTTCCCGCGCTTCGGCGGCATCGACGACCTCCGCACGATGATCCGTGAGGCGTACACGGCCTACAACCAGGCCCATGGCAGGGAAGCGAATGCACCCATCAGCGAGACCGACCGCTCGCGCATTCGCCGCGACGTGCAGGTCCGGGCCTTCACCCAGGCCCGCGGCGCCCCACCCACTGACGACGACGAGTTCGAGGCGTGGCGCGCGGAGCAGCGGCGGCTGCTCAAGAACGCCACCGCCGGATACGAGCTCGTGTTCGCGCCGCCGAAGTCGGTCAGCGTCGCGTGGGGCTTGGGCGACTCGGCAACCCGCGAACGCATCGTGGAGGCTCACCGCCGAGCGGTACGAGACACGCTCGGCTACCTGGAACGGCAGGCGGCGTTCACGCGCAAGGGTGCGGGTGGCATCGCCCAGCACGACACCCGTGGGATCGCGGCGACGCTGTTCGAGCACTGGGATTCCAGGGCCGCAGACCCGCACCTGCACACTCACGTACCAGTGAGCACGAAGGTCCAGTCCGCTGTGGACGGAAAGTGGACTTCGGTGGACGGGCGCACGTTGCTGGCGTCAGCGGTGACGCTCAGCGAGTTCTACAACTCCCGGATCCGCGACCTCATGCGGGAACAGGGCGCGCAGTTCAGGCTGCAACCGCACCAGGGCATCGACCTCAAACGTCCGGTGTGGGAACTCGACGGAGTCTCCTCCGAGCTGTTGGAAGGGTTCTCCCAGCGCTCCGCCGCGGTCGAGCGGGAACGGGCGCGCGGCATCGTCGCCTATCGCCGCGCGCACGGCCGCGAACCGAACTCCAAGGAGCTGCTGGAGATCGGTCGGCGAGCCCAGTACGCGACGCGCCAAGCGAAACCCGCCGAGTCCCTTCCCCTCGCGAAGCACGTCGCTCGGTGGCGCCAGGAAGCGACAGCGATCGCGGGCGCAGCGGTGGTGGGCCGGATCGGTGAGCGAGTGTTCGGCGCGCGCCCGGCCACCTCCGATGAACGTTCGCTCGAAGAGTTGGCGGTGGCGACGTTGACGACGGTGTCCGAGCACTACAGCCATTTCAACCGGTGGAACCTGCTGGCCGAAGCTCACCGTCAGTCCGCAGGCGCAGCCATACACGCCGACGAGCGCGAACGATTCGTCGACCGGATCGTGCAGGCGGTCCTCGACGCACCGGACACGATCGCCTTGCAAGCCCCGTCGCTGGTGGAGGAACCTGAGTCGCTGCGCAGAGCCAGCGGCGAGAGCGTGTTCACCGAGCACGGCGCTGAACGCTTCACCACTCACCAGACACTGCGGGAAGAAGCCGCGCTGGCCGCGTGGGGACAACGCCGTGATGGTCACCGGCTCACCTCCGGCACCGTCGACGCCGCGCTGGCCCGCACCGAGCTCAACGACGCGCAACAGGCGGCGGTGCGCGGTTTCGCCACGTCGGGGCGTCGGATCCAGCTGCTGGTCGCCCCGGCCGGAACCGGCAAGACGACCACGATGAAGGTCTTCGCCGACGCATGGCGGTCCGCAGGCGGGCAGGTGTACGCGTTCGGGCCTTCCGCGCGTGCGGCGCAGGAACTCGGCCAGTCGATCGGTGCCCGACCGCACACGCTGCACCAGGTCACCACCGCTCTGGACCTGGGCAACGCGCACCGCCGGTTCGGCTTCACCCGCGGCGACGTCCTCATCATCGACGAAGCGGCGATGGCCGGAACCCACACCCTGCACACCGTCGTGCGCTACGCCCTGAGCCGAGGCGCCGATGTCCGCATGGTCGGCGACCACCGTCAACTCTCCGCGGTCGAAGCCGGCGGCGCGGTGCGGTGGTTCGCGCACCAGAACGCCGACTCCGTGCTCAAGCTGCGGGAGGTCGTGCGGTTCCGCGACCCCGACCAGGCGCAAGCCTCACTGCTGCTGCACGCGGCACAACCAGAAGGCCTGAACTACTACTTCGCCAGGAACATGGTGCAGGACGGATCGCTGGAGACGATGCGCGACGCCGCGCACCGGGCATGGCGCGCCGACCTGGACTCCGGACTCCAGTCGCTGCTGATCGTGCCGAGCAACGACGACGTCGTCGACCTCAACGTGCAAGCCCGCGAGCTGCGTCTGGCCCGCGGCCACGTCGACGACGAACGTTCCGTGCGGCTGCACGACGGCACCACCGCCGGTGCCGGGGACTGGGTCGTCACCCGGCACAACGACCGGTTGAAGACCCTGTTCCGCGGCACCGACTTCGTCAAGAACGGCGACACCTGGACCGTGCAACGTGTGCACGACAACGGATCGCTCGTGCTGCGCCACCAAGCCACCGGCGGATCGGTGCGGCTGCCCGCCGAGTACGTGCGCGAACACGTCGAACTTGCCTACGCCGCCACCGTCAACCGCGTGCAGGGCATGACCGCCGAGCACACCGCCCACAGCGTCATCACCCGCGGGATCTCCCGCGAACAGCTCTACACGATGGTCACCCGTGCCCGCGGGCAGAACCGGCTGTGGGTCGAAACCCACGAGCACACCCTCAACTCCCACCACGAAACCCCGCTGGAACGCACCGCACGCGGAGTCCTCGAAAACGCGCTGCAACGCTCTTCTGCCGAGACCTCCGCGTCCGAAGAACTCCGCTCGTCCCTCGGCGCCGAGGAGTCACTGCGCACGCTCGTTGCCCGTCACACCCACGTCGCCGACCTCGGTCGCGCCGACCGCATCGACTCCGTGCTCACCGAGCACGTCCCCGAACTCCTCGACCTCGACGGAGCCGGAGCACTGCGCCAACAACTGCGCAGCGCCGAACACCTCGGATGGCAAGCCGAACGCCTCATCCCCGAGCTCGCCAGCGGGCTCGACGACGCCGACAACCTGGCCGCACTGCTCACCTGGCGCATCGGCGACCTTGTCGCCAACCAACAGCCTCCCGCGCGCACCGCCACGCCGACCGCCGAACAGATGTCCCGCTGGCGCAGCACCATCGAACGCCACGACCACACCGCCGCACCCGAAGACCCCGAGTGGAACCGGGTGTGGGAACGCGCAGCCGCGGCGGCCGCCGAAGGCCTCGATGCCGACGCCGCGATCCGACGCGCCGCACACGCGCTCAGCATCCGCAACGCCACCGACCCGGCGTCGGCTTCCACGGTGGCCGCCGACGTCGTCGCGGCAGCCTGCGCCGAGCAACGCGGACACCAGCCTGTTCCCTGGCTCGCCCACGCCGACTTCCGCAACCTCTCCGCCGACGAGGCCGACTACCTGCACCGGCTCCAGCTAGCCATCACCGACCGTGTGACAGAACTCCGCCAGGCCACCGCCGCCAACCCGCCGCACTGGTCGACGGGGCTCGGCCCGCGGCCGGACGAACCACGAGCCGCTCTCCGATGGGAGGAACTGCTCGGGCATGCCGCCGCCTACCGCGAGACGTACGGCATCGACACCACCGACCCCGCACGCCCGCTCGGCGAACCACCCGAAGGCCACAACCTGCGCGCTCAAGCCTGGCACCACATCCTCGACCGCTGGACGCCCGAAGCACACCCCGACACGGACCGCCGCGATCCGAACGACCGGCTGCGCGAGGAGTTCGGCGAACCCCTCATGGCCACGCTCACCGCAACCGATCGCCCCACCAAACACCGCACCGAACAGCCCCTCTCCGACACCGTGCACCGCCGCGAACAACTCGTGCGTTCCCTGCTCGACCAGGCAGCGCGCGAAGCGCTGGCCATCCACGCCCCGGCCGCACTCGGCGCCCCCGCCGAAGAAGCACTACTGCGCGCCCTCCACGACGCCACCCGCGCAGGCTGGCAACCACACCGACTACTCCCCCGACTCAACGAACTCGACGACGCCCGCGACCCCGCAGCCCTGCTCGCCTGGCGCATCCACCGCCACACCGACGGCCGCGAACCGCCCGCACCCACAGCCGAACCGACCACCGACCAAATCGAGCACTGGAAAGGCCTGATCCAGCACGCCGAACAACCCGACTGGAGCAGTTGGGGCACCGTCTGGCGCCACGCCGCAGCCGCTTCCTCGGCCGGCCTCGACACCGACCGCGCACTCACCGACACCACCCACGCGCTCCGCTCGCGGACCGAACTCAACCCGCGCGAAGTCGCCCAACGCCTCGTCGACCACCTCGCCGACCAACGCACCGCCGGACTCGGGTACCGGCCCGCCC
This window of the Saccharopolyspora gloriosae genome carries:
- a CDS encoding methyltransferase encodes the protein MFHEYVIIQANSPVPPRIQLTRMPLSTLVDQIDNVSAIRNMAGLANPMALRVAVTLGLPDRLRGDGADADRLATELDLSPVALELLLDHLVTLGILEFVSSGYRTTDFGEALCTDADNGLTNFLHLNMAGGRAEMALVELLHSITTGHAAYPRHHGQDFWADLAEHPHLRESFDQQMTDRFRTQIPHIVSGYDWSRFTTIIDVGGGHGTLLAAILAACPRLHGHLIDLDPTATKARNTFTAHDVDDRADSTAASFFDPLPTGADAYLLCDILHDWDDDHAHQILSRCAEAVPAHGRVLIIEPVGGRHAATEFDLAMLAIFGGRERRVDEFRKLASTHGLALEAVTDLTDQRCLLEFRPAEAPPA
- a CDS encoding aminoglycoside phosphotransferase family protein — encoded protein: MGEAEYGQDLVRALLRDQHPDLAELRLRSVNGGWDNQQWRLGEELAVRLPRTERAPVLLRNEQTWLPVLASRLPLPTPTPVRIGEPSRLFERTWTVVRWVKGEPADQVPVTHLGAAEALAEFLGALHERAPADAPTNPSRGVPLIGWHEGIDGWFEAIAEHPGVDDARGVWEKAVAAPVWQGSPQWLHGDLHPANVVVRDGTLAGVIDFGEMCAGDPATDLSAAWLLLPTGAANRFFDAYGPVDEATITRARGWAVVRALGLIGIGQNGRRGLPGGKPSWESAGYAALERVLAAN
- a CDS encoding single-stranded DNA-binding protein; amino-acid sequence: MAGETPITVVGNLTADPELRYTQSGTPVANFTVASTPRSFDRESGQWTDSEAMFLRCTLWRQPAENLSETLTRGMRVVVQGRLRQRSFTTKDGDKRSVIELDVDEIGPSLRFATAKVTKTSRASNGFGSNGSGDDPWNTTPDGGEGEAPF
- the mobF gene encoding MobF family relaxase codes for the protein MGIRKITPGGHEYLVGRVACGDRDLDVGETLADYYFRHGYPPGQWFGSGAAALGMTGEVSAAQMQALFGEGRHPDANGIEARLLAAGASPQEVLRATKLGNRFPRFGGIDDLRTMIREAYTAYNQAHGREANAPISETDRSRIRRDVQVRAFTQARGAPPTDDDEFEAWRAEQRRLLKNATAGYELVFAPPKSVSVAWGLGDSATRERIVEAHRRAVRDTLGYLERQAAFTRKGAGGIAQHDTRGIAATLFEHWDSRAADPHLHTHVPVSTKVQSAVDGKWTSVDGRTLLASAVTLSEFYNSRIRDLMREQGAQFRLQPHQGIDLKRPVWELDGVSSELLEGFSQRSAAVERERARGIVAYRRAHGREPNSKELLEIGRRAQYATRQAKPAESLPLAKHVARWRQEATAIAGAAVVGRIGERVFGARPATSDERSLEELAVATLTTVSEHYSHFNRWNLLAEAHRQSAGAAIHADERERFVDRIVQAVLDAPDTIALQAPSLVEEPESLRRASGESVFTEHGAERFTTHQTLREEAALAAWGQRRDGHRLTSGTVDAALARTELNDAQQAAVRGFATSGRRIQLLVAPAGTGKTTTMKVFADAWRSAGGQVYAFGPSARAAQELGQSIGARPHTLHQVTTALDLGNAHRRFGFTRGDVLIIDEAAMAGTHTLHTVVRYALSRGADVRMVGDHRQLSAVEAGGAVRWFAHQNADSVLKLREVVRFRDPDQAQASLLLHAAQPEGLNYYFARNMVQDGSLETMRDAAHRAWRADLDSGLQSLLIVPSNDDVVDLNVQARELRLARGHVDDERSVRLHDGTTAGAGDWVVTRHNDRLKTLFRGTDFVKNGDTWTVQRVHDNGSLVLRHQATGGSVRLPAEYVREHVELAYAATVNRVQGMTAEHTAHSVITRGISREQLYTMVTRARGQNRLWVETHEHTLNSHHETPLERTARGVLENALQRSSAETSASEELRSSLGAEESLRTLVARHTHVADLGRADRIDSVLTEHVPELLDLDGAGALRQQLRSAEHLGWQAERLIPELASGLDDADNLAALLTWRIGDLVANQQPPARTATPTAEQMSRWRSTIERHDHTAAPEDPEWNRVWERAAAAAAEGLDADAAIRRAAHALSIRNATDPASASTVAADVVAAACAEQRGHQPVPWLAHADFRNLSADEADYLHRLQLAITDRVTELRQATAANPPHWSTGLGPRPDEPRAALRWEELLGHAAAYRETYGIDTTDPARPLGEPPEGHNLRAQAWHHILDRWTPEAHPDTDRRDPNDRLREEFGEPLMATLTATDRPTKHRTEQPLSDTVHRREQLVRSLLDQAAREALAIHAPAALGAPAEEALLRALHDATRAGWQPHRLLPRLNELDDARDPAALLAWRIHRHTDGREPPAPTAEPTTDQIEHWKGLIQHAEQPDWSSWGTVWRHAAAASSAGLDTDRALTDTTHALRSRTELNPREVAQRLVDHLADQRTAGLGYRPALPWMSSLPPDIDTGQLDDLDHAIRGRLTELRDATTTNPPRWATNLPPRPDDPYAAEQWAELLTRTAAYRETYGVRTDHPDLPLGPQPHGDNTRTQNWHTLNNHWRLPMHPEHTEYTQRRLNNIRENLIDAQDDRRDDRTDQREHLSDEHHRLRAEEEHHHTQDHGRGSGLSHGA